A stretch of Paenibacillus sp. URB8-2 DNA encodes these proteins:
- a CDS encoding carbon-nitrogen hydrolase family protein — MKFRVVMAQLESTSDKQVNYEKAVSAVREAACGHFAQMVVFPEIFMSFFPAHTPKHIIVDDAETLQGPFVTGMRKLAAEYGVWLIFGMKELVDEHKADRVYNTVVIVDSGGSIAGSYRKTHLYDAFGLKESDTIMPGDRLFEPIQTPFGKLGLFVCYELRFPEIARYQAAQGAEIIIVPSGWVRGPMKERHWSHLITVRALENTVFMIACNQVSDFYSGQSLVADPMGVLMAAGPENEALIACELDLSRIASVRSKLPSYEQRRPELYSSLI; from the coding sequence TTGAAATTTCGAGTAGTCATGGCGCAGCTGGAATCGACATCGGACAAGCAAGTGAACTATGAAAAAGCGGTATCGGCAGTCCGGGAAGCCGCTTGCGGCCACTTCGCCCAAATGGTTGTTTTCCCCGAAATATTTATGAGCTTTTTCCCCGCGCACACTCCAAAGCATATCATCGTGGATGACGCCGAGACCCTTCAAGGTCCGTTTGTCACCGGTATGAGGAAGCTGGCTGCCGAGTATGGCGTATGGTTGATTTTCGGAATGAAGGAATTGGTGGATGAGCATAAGGCGGACCGGGTGTACAACACGGTAGTCATTGTTGATAGCGGCGGCTCGATCGCCGGATCGTACCGGAAGACCCATCTGTATGACGCTTTCGGGCTGAAGGAATCCGACACGATCATGCCCGGCGACCGTCTTTTCGAGCCGATTCAGACCCCATTTGGCAAGCTCGGATTGTTCGTCTGTTATGAGCTTCGCTTCCCCGAGATTGCCCGCTATCAGGCGGCCCAGGGGGCGGAAATCATTATTGTCCCTTCCGGCTGGGTCCGCGGGCCGATGAAGGAGCGGCATTGGAGCCACTTGATCACGGTTCGGGCATTGGAAAATACGGTGTTCATGATTGCCTGCAACCAGGTGAGCGATTTCTACAGCGGACAAAGCCTTGTCGCCGATCCGATGGGCGTCCTGATGGCCGCCGGACCGGAGAACGAAGCGCTGATCGCTTGTGAACTCGATCTTTCCCGAATCGCAAGCGTACGTTCCAAGCTGCCATCGTATGAACAGCGAAGACCCGAGCTGTATTCATCCCTGATTTGA
- a CDS encoding HpcH/HpaI aldolase family protein, whose protein sequence is MNKLSKLLHNQQSAYGMIVTLKDPAVVEMLGHAGYDFAIIDMEHTTIDFGLVEHMIRAAECVQVASVVRTPQNDYGAMLRVLEAGADGIMVPHLTTREQAERIVGTAKYRPVGSRGLDGSSRTAQYGTTPFQQHLKRQNERVTVIGMIEDESALTNLDDIVSVAGLDLLFVGPADLAASFGCQEQFDHPIVMEAIEAIIRTAREVGLGVGIPAFTAEEVDKYSKWGANFFTVPPIDTLLFSRAMTAHLSDVKHNERLSMM, encoded by the coding sequence ATGAATAAATTGAGCAAGCTGCTGCATAATCAACAGTCCGCCTACGGGATGATCGTAACGCTGAAGGACCCCGCCGTCGTGGAGATGCTGGGACATGCCGGGTATGATTTTGCCATCATTGATATGGAGCATACGACGATCGATTTCGGGCTGGTGGAGCATATGATCCGGGCAGCGGAATGCGTGCAGGTGGCCTCGGTGGTTCGAACTCCCCAGAATGACTATGGCGCCATGCTGCGTGTTCTCGAAGCGGGAGCCGATGGCATCATGGTTCCCCACCTCACCACGCGGGAACAGGCCGAACGAATCGTCGGCACCGCCAAATACCGTCCGGTCGGCTCCCGCGGACTCGACGGCTCCTCAAGAACCGCGCAGTACGGCACAACTCCTTTCCAGCAGCACCTTAAACGCCAAAATGAACGGGTCACCGTGATCGGCATGATTGAAGACGAATCGGCTTTAACCAATCTGGACGATATTGTCAGTGTCGCCGGTCTGGATTTGCTCTTTGTCGGTCCGGCGGATTTGGCCGCTTCCTTTGGCTGCCAAGAGCAATTCGATCATCCCATCGTCATGGAAGCCATCGAAGCGATTATCCGAACGGCCCGCGAGGTGGGGCTTGGCGTCGGCATTCCGGCTTTTACGGCAGAGGAGGTGGACAAGTATTCCAAATGGGGAGCCAACTTTTTCACAGTTCCCCCTATTGATACACTCCTCTTCAGCCGGGCAATGACCGCCCATCTAAGCGACGTTAAGCATAATGAAAGGTTGTCCATGATGTAG
- a CDS encoding ethanolamine ammonia-lyase subunit EutB, translating to MIKSMNMLGQTYRFDSLKEILAKANEEKSGDQLAGIGAADARERIAAKFVLADLTLSEIRNDPLLPPEEDEVSRVIGEGIEETVYDGIRNWSIAELREYILSHKAGQDELKRLGSGMTSEMIAAVAKVMSNLDLIAAASKIRTVTRCNTEIGQRGVLATRAQPNHPSDSIPGILAAMYEALSYGIGDAVIGINPVIDSAESVRAILSATKEAMDRWSIPTQNCVLAHVTTQMRAIEQGAPVDLLFQSLAGTEQGNKGFGVNIRLLNEADELMRMKGASQGPNHWYFETGQGSELSSYAHFGIDQVTLESRCYGLARQYNPFLVNTVVGFIGPEYLYDSKQVIRAGLEDHFMGKMHGLPMGVDVCYTNHMKAEQNDMENLGVLLTSAGVNFLIGVAMADDCMLNYQSLSFHDLAALRETFGLRPAPAFEEWLIKMGIMADGRLTEAAGDPTLFMG from the coding sequence ATGATCAAGAGCATGAACATGCTCGGGCAGACCTACCGTTTTGACAGTCTCAAAGAAATTCTGGCCAAAGCGAACGAGGAGAAGTCGGGCGATCAGCTGGCCGGAATCGGAGCAGCGGATGCCCGCGAACGGATCGCCGCCAAATTTGTGCTGGCTGACCTGACGCTTAGTGAAATCAGGAATGATCCGCTGCTGCCGCCCGAAGAAGATGAAGTGTCAAGGGTGATCGGAGAGGGGATCGAAGAGACGGTGTATGACGGGATTCGGAACTGGAGCATCGCCGAGCTTCGCGAGTATATTTTGTCCCATAAAGCGGGGCAGGATGAACTGAAGCGGCTCGGTTCCGGCATGACCAGCGAAATGATTGCCGCGGTCGCCAAAGTGATGTCCAATCTCGATTTGATTGCGGCCGCTTCCAAAATCCGCACGGTTACCCGGTGCAATACCGAAATCGGGCAGCGTGGCGTGCTGGCCACAAGAGCGCAGCCGAATCATCCCTCGGACAGCATTCCCGGCATTTTGGCCGCGATGTACGAAGCGCTCAGCTATGGCATCGGAGACGCGGTCATCGGGATCAATCCGGTGATTGATTCGGCGGAGAGCGTCCGGGCGATATTGTCCGCAACCAAAGAGGCGATGGACCGGTGGAGCATCCCGACACAGAATTGCGTCCTGGCGCATGTGACGACCCAAATGAGAGCGATCGAGCAAGGAGCCCCGGTGGATTTGCTGTTTCAAAGTCTGGCCGGAACCGAGCAGGGCAATAAGGGCTTCGGCGTGAATATCCGGCTGCTGAACGAAGCGGATGAGCTGATGCGCATGAAGGGGGCTTCACAGGGGCCGAATCACTGGTATTTTGAAACCGGGCAGGGCTCGGAGCTGTCCTCATACGCTCACTTCGGGATTGATCAAGTGACGCTGGAGTCGAGATGCTACGGGCTGGCCCGGCAGTACAACCCGTTCCTCGTCAACACCGTCGTTGGTTTTATCGGACCGGAATACCTGTATGACAGCAAGCAGGTCATTCGGGCCGGATTGGAAGACCATTTTATGGGCAAAATGCATGGGCTTCCGATGGGCGTGGATGTATGCTATACGAACCACATGAAGGCGGAGCAGAACGATATGGAGAACCTTGGCGTGCTGCTGACGTCGGCGGGCGTCAACTTTCTCATCGGCGTGGCGATGGCGGATGATTGCATGCTCAACTACCAGTCTCTCAGCTTTCACGATCTCGCCGCCCTGCGGGAAACCTTTGGTCTAAGGCCGGCACCGGCGTTCGAAGAATGGCTGATCAAGATGGGGATTATGGCCGATGGCAGGCTGACGGAAGCGGCCGGCGATCCGACCCTTTTTATGGGATAA
- a CDS encoding GntR family transcriptional regulator, which translates to MIEKSEKVLLKDTAYDKIKEKMIRGDEEYTSENTLVQELSMSRTPIREALNRLQYEGFLRILPNRGIVFTELSAKERNELIDMRIAIETYSLRQAADRITDNDIQELTRIIGMQEEAYHAGDFAELVEKDALFHHYLLEIVGNSQFIKMYRHARERQFTVRAGKWLKHQPDVLQTFIEEHRTILNAIIRKDIPAAIQHLVEHLEKGKL; encoded by the coding sequence TTGATAGAGAAAAGTGAGAAAGTTCTTTTAAAAGATACCGCATACGACAAGATCAAAGAAAAAATGATCCGGGGAGATGAGGAATACACCTCGGAAAATACGCTGGTTCAGGAGTTAAGCATGAGCCGGACTCCGATCCGCGAAGCATTAAACCGGCTTCAGTATGAAGGCTTCCTAAGGATATTGCCGAACCGGGGCATCGTCTTCACCGAGCTATCCGCCAAGGAACGCAACGAGCTGATCGATATGAGGATCGCCATTGAGACGTATTCGCTGAGGCAAGCCGCTGACCGGATTACCGACAACGACATTCAGGAGCTGACCCGCATCATCGGCATGCAGGAAGAGGCTTACCACGCCGGGGATTTTGCCGAACTGGTCGAGAAAGACGCGCTGTTCCATCATTACCTGCTGGAGATCGTCGGGAACTCGCAATTCATCAAAATGTACCGTCACGCGAGGGAGCGGCAGTTCACGGTACGGGCCGGAAAATGGCTCAAACATCAGCCGGATGTGCTGCAGACCTTTATAGAAGAACACAGAACCATTTTGAACGCAATCATCCGGAAGGATATCCCCGCTGCGATTCAACATCTGGTGGAGCATTTGGAAAAAGGGAAGCTGTAA
- a CDS encoding MtnX-like HAD-IB family phosphatase, whose protein sequence is MKPFAFLSDFDGTLSQRDFYHLMIDRFFPEWGHQFYQDWKKTTKINVEFLNHIFGKLNLTEEQLLDEIRKIPLTPGAIDFVHEVQARGGDFYIVSAGTSWYIERLMQALEIPNVTVISMPAVHENGALRIVPDTANPFFSEIFGLDKRKVLEDIRGRYRTVLFAGDSEPDLEAAKAADIAFARGELRDLLTRDGISHVPVDDYHAISGYLKEKGWPQ, encoded by the coding sequence ATGAAACCATTTGCTTTTCTCTCCGATTTTGACGGCACGCTTTCGCAGCGGGATTTTTATCATTTGATGATTGACCGTTTTTTCCCGGAATGGGGGCATCAATTTTACCAGGACTGGAAGAAAACAACGAAGATTAATGTGGAGTTTCTTAACCATATTTTCGGCAAGCTTAATCTTACGGAAGAGCAGCTATTGGATGAGATCCGCAAAATCCCGCTCACGCCGGGGGCGATTGATTTTGTCCATGAGGTTCAGGCGCGCGGGGGAGACTTTTATATCGTAAGCGCAGGTACGTCATGGTATATCGAGCGGCTCATGCAGGCGCTGGAAATCCCGAATGTAACCGTCATTTCCATGCCGGCCGTACACGAAAACGGCGCGCTGCGGATTGTTCCCGACACCGCGAACCCTTTTTTCTCGGAGATTTTCGGGCTGGATAAACGCAAGGTGCTTGAGGATATCCGGGGGCGCTACCGCACGGTTTTATTTGCCGGGGACAGCGAGCCCGACCTTGAAGCGGCCAAAGCGGCCGACATCGCTTTTGCCCGAGGCGAGCTGCGCGATCTGCTGACGCGGGACGGAATCAGTCATGTACCGGTTGACGATTATCATGCCATTTCCGGCTATTTGAAAGAAAAAGGGTGGCCGCAATGA
- a CDS encoding ethanolamine ammonia-lyase reactivating factor EutA has protein sequence MGQWMDELSFTSVGIDIGTSTTKLIVSRLRLGRVSGASHLPRYEIVERELHYASPIYSTPLLSQDEIDMDEVARILRDEYDHIGLSLSEVKSGAVIITGEMATKTNARRVVHYLAERSGDFVVAAAGADLEGLLAGKGSGAEQRSREFPGVVANVDIGGGTSNVAYFRQGRAIGTVTIHVGGRLIRLDDRGNVHSVSPHMLKWLQERRTPLAAGSKTTPDQLQGIASAMCGEMLAYLAKEAVDSSFRHLIAGSPPAGPLPEIDELMISGGISTLMADREVPESMTAIARYGDIGPLLASSLRQQEDRWPFRIVTSAQTVRATVIGAGMQSVEISGSTVHIDPSLLPLRNLPVLHLEYTGIRPEDWNREADEAMLEAARYALPEAEAPCAIALSGAVIHSYSALQLVAQTLLDTFTSHFPDAKIMAVVCEHDMAKALGQALSIRCGKRLGIVCIDQIRVERGDYIDIGEPLPGFLVPVVIKTLAFS, from the coding sequence ATGGGGCAATGGATGGATGAGCTGTCATTTACAAGCGTCGGCATCGACATCGGAACCAGTACGACCAAACTGATTGTCAGCAGGCTTCGGTTGGGGCGGGTATCAGGGGCCTCCCATTTACCCCGCTATGAAATTGTAGAACGGGAGCTGCATTATGCAAGTCCGATTTACTCCACGCCGCTGCTGTCCCAAGATGAAATCGATATGGATGAGGTTGCCCGAATTCTGCGGGATGAATACGATCATATCGGTTTGAGCCTATCCGAGGTCAAATCGGGAGCCGTCATCATCACCGGAGAAATGGCAACCAAGACGAATGCCCGCCGGGTCGTGCATTACCTGGCGGAGCGTTCCGGGGATTTCGTCGTCGCTGCCGCCGGAGCGGATCTGGAAGGACTGCTGGCCGGTAAAGGGTCCGGTGCCGAACAACGGTCCAGGGAGTTTCCGGGAGTTGTGGCGAATGTCGATATCGGAGGCGGTACCTCGAATGTCGCTTATTTTCGGCAAGGGAGAGCGATTGGTACCGTCACCATCCATGTCGGGGGGCGGTTGATCCGACTGGATGATCGGGGTAATGTTCATTCGGTTTCTCCGCATATGCTGAAATGGCTGCAGGAACGCCGGACTCCGCTGGCGGCAGGAAGCAAGACGACCCCGGATCAGCTCCAAGGGATAGCCTCCGCGATGTGCGGCGAAATGCTGGCTTATTTGGCCAAGGAAGCTGTCGATTCATCTTTTCGGCATTTAATCGCCGGATCGCCGCCCGCCGGACCGCTGCCGGAGATAGACGAACTCATGATTTCCGGAGGGATCAGCACCTTAATGGCGGACCGGGAAGTCCCGGAATCCATGACTGCCATTGCCAGGTACGGAGACATCGGGCCGCTTCTGGCCAGCTCGCTGCGGCAGCAAGAAGACCGGTGGCCGTTCCGGATCGTCACCTCCGCACAAACCGTACGGGCGACCGTCATCGGCGCCGGTATGCAAAGCGTCGAAATCAGCGGCTCCACCGTACATATCGATCCGTCTTTGCTGCCGCTCCGCAATCTTCCGGTCCTCCATCTGGAGTACACGGGGATTAGGCCCGAGGATTGGAACCGGGAGGCCGATGAGGCTATGCTGGAGGCCGCAAGGTACGCTCTGCCGGAAGCCGAGGCTCCTTGCGCTATCGCTTTAAGCGGAGCCGTTATCCACTCGTACTCTGCACTGCAGCTGGTAGCTCAAACACTGCTTGATACATTTACCAGTCATTTTCCCGATGCGAAGATAATGGCGGTTGTCTGCGAGCATGACATGGCCAAGGCGCTGGGCCAGGCGTTGTCCATCCGCTGCGGGAAGCGTCTGGGCATCGTGTGCATCGATCAAATCCGGGTGGAGCGCGGCGATTATATCGACATCGGAGAACCGCTGCCCGGCTTTCTCGTCCCTGTTGTGATCAAGACCTTGGCTTTTTCATAA
- the eutC gene encoding ethanolamine ammonia-lyase subunit EutC, translating to MEDREKLEALKKSTPARIGVGRAGTRPLTHTMLQFRRDHAAAVDAVYGEVEETILRQLGLFTVETCYGNKETYLKRPDLGRIITDEGIAVIREKCVKQPQIQIVVSDGLSADAITANLPDVYPALLDSLRANDLNPGTSFFVKGGRVACMDHIGEVLQPDALVLLIGERPGLVTAKSMSAYMCYKPRKGMIESDRNVISNIHRGGTPPLEAAAHIGTMLKGMLERQTSGTNFF from the coding sequence ATGGAAGATCGCGAGAAATTGGAGGCGTTAAAGAAGAGCACTCCAGCACGGATCGGGGTGGGGCGCGCGGGAACCCGGCCGCTGACGCATACGATGCTGCAATTCCGGAGAGATCATGCCGCCGCCGTGGATGCCGTGTACGGGGAAGTGGAGGAGACGATCCTTCGGCAGCTCGGATTATTCACCGTGGAGACCTGTTACGGGAATAAGGAAACCTATTTGAAACGCCCGGATCTCGGACGCATCATTACAGACGAGGGCATTGCGGTTATTCGGGAAAAATGCGTCAAGCAGCCGCAAATCCAGATTGTCGTGTCGGACGGTCTAAGCGCCGATGCGATCACCGCGAACCTCCCCGATGTGTATCCGGCTCTGCTCGATTCCTTGAGAGCGAATGATCTGAACCCGGGAACCTCATTTTTTGTGAAAGGGGGGAGAGTCGCCTGCATGGACCACATCGGGGAGGTGCTTCAGCCGGATGCGCTCGTGCTCCTGATCGGTGAACGGCCCGGGCTCGTAACCGCCAAATCCATGAGCGCTTATATGTGCTACAAGCCCCGCAAAGGCATGATCGAATCGGACCGGAATGTCATATCGAACATTCACAGGGGCGGGACGCCTCCTTTGGAGGCGGCGGCGCATATCGGCACGATGCTCAAAGGGATGCTGGAGCGTCAGACGAGCGGCACGAATTTTTTCTAA
- a CDS encoding ABC transporter substrate-binding protein: MRWNQAGKVVGLMLIVLAMILSACGSSQGAANGTKAETETKTEAKGLVITLKGDPVGFDPQNTTDTISSLINYQIYDRLVTFNEKMEVVPQLAKSWTTSEDGKTWTFELNTGVTFTDGTPFNAEAVKTSFERVADEGKNLSQHSLVGSFIDNITTNGENEVVFHLKAPQGAFLGNLASVASSILSPKSIKENEEGIAKNPVGTGPFQLKKFTTGDAVVLEANKDYWGGAPKISTVTFKNVPETASRVIMLENGESDLMEGVPITEIERLKQNSELVINPIKANRIAYIGFNTTVKPFDQPAVRQALNYAIDKETLVNKLYDGRVTVATSAIASRTIGYSNVGSYPFDMEKAKQILKDAGIVPGNYKFRLILAANVVQDKPAAEFVQNSLQQLGFNIELQTLELGTYLETLKDPGKYDLFVRGALATTGDADPLFRDALLSTSATNYAHYNNPEVDKLILAGQEQFDQTQRLESYAKVLELVKTDAPWIFLHEDMARYGMSKKVEGITFLPTYVYDLRKAVKN; encoded by the coding sequence ATGCGATGGAATCAGGCGGGGAAGGTAGTAGGATTGATGTTGATTGTGTTGGCTATGATTTTGTCCGCATGCGGTTCGAGTCAAGGGGCGGCGAATGGGACGAAGGCGGAGACGGAAACGAAAACAGAAGCCAAGGGACTGGTTATCACCTTGAAAGGTGACCCTGTCGGCTTCGATCCTCAAAATACGACCGATACCATTTCCAGCCTTATCAACTATCAAATCTACGACAGGCTTGTTACCTTCAATGAGAAGATGGAGGTTGTTCCTCAATTGGCCAAAAGCTGGACAACCTCGGAGGACGGGAAAACCTGGACCTTCGAGCTTAATACGGGAGTCACCTTCACCGATGGCACTCCATTTAATGCGGAAGCGGTAAAGACAAGCTTCGAGCGGGTAGCCGACGAAGGGAAAAACTTGAGTCAGCATTCGCTGGTAGGCTCATTTATCGATAACATTACCACGAACGGCGAGAATGAGGTTGTCTTTCATTTAAAAGCCCCGCAGGGAGCCTTCCTGGGGAACCTGGCTTCCGTTGCCAGCAGTATCCTCAGTCCCAAGTCCATTAAAGAGAACGAAGAGGGAATTGCCAAAAACCCGGTTGGAACCGGCCCGTTCCAATTGAAAAAGTTTACGACCGGGGATGCGGTGGTGCTTGAAGCCAATAAGGATTATTGGGGCGGGGCGCCAAAGATCAGCACCGTCACCTTCAAAAATGTTCCCGAAACCGCCTCCCGGGTCATCATGCTCGAAAATGGAGAATCCGACCTGATGGAAGGCGTTCCGATTACGGAAATCGAACGGCTGAAGCAGAACAGCGAGCTGGTCATCAATCCGATCAAGGCTAACCGGATCGCGTACATCGGGTTCAATACGACGGTCAAGCCTTTTGATCAACCGGCTGTGCGCCAGGCGCTGAACTATGCGATTGACAAAGAAACGCTGGTGAACAAACTGTATGACGGCCGGGTTACCGTTGCCACCTCCGCCATCGCGTCGAGAACGATCGGGTACAGCAACGTAGGATCCTATCCTTTTGATATGGAAAAAGCGAAGCAAATACTGAAAGACGCGGGAATCGTACCGGGGAATTACAAGTTCCGGTTAATTCTGGCCGCCAACGTCGTTCAAGATAAACCGGCCGCCGAATTTGTTCAGAACAGTCTGCAGCAGTTGGGATTCAATATTGAACTGCAAACGCTGGAGCTTGGCACCTATTTAGAGACGCTTAAAGACCCGGGTAAATACGATTTGTTCGTCAGAGGCGCGCTTGCGACCACCGGTGATGCCGATCCCTTGTTCCGGGATGCTTTGTTATCGACCAGCGCTACGAATTATGCCCATTACAACAATCCGGAAGTCGACAAATTGATTCTTGCGGGGCAAGAGCAGTTTGACCAGACGCAGCGTCTGGAGAGTTACGCGAAGGTGCTGGAGCTGGTTAAGACCGACGCGCCGTGGATTTTCCTACATGAGGATATGGCTCGCTACGGTATGTCCAAGAAGGTTGAAGGAATCACCTTCCTCCCTACGTATGTCTATGATTTGCGCAAGGCGGTCAAGAATTAA
- a CDS encoding iron-containing alcohol dehydrogenase family protein — MKRQAHEIAIPALLEVGDQVLSHFGALLCKAGFSRIVLCFGEGIRPLCEPQIVQSLTEQAQLEVLDNRDVLDNSLESIAKTAFTLPARTEAVVGIGGGKGLDIAKYIAFLNGLPFISVPTSVAHDGFASSGCSLYVQGRRTSVPARMPYGILVDLGLVRNSPIQFLYSGLGDILSKIPAIFDWRFEESRGATRVNDFAVMMAKKSVNSIVRMPYTDIREFFFIKEIVDSLTLSGIAMEIAGSSAPASGSEHLISHALDQIVERPQLHGIQVGVASYLMCLVQEHRVERVRKFLGETGFFDFVATLGMKREDFERAIALAPSIKPSRRTYLHLPEMREKALGLLRSDETLQRILT; from the coding sequence ATGAAGCGCCAGGCCCATGAAATCGCAATTCCTGCGCTTCTGGAGGTTGGCGACCAGGTTCTTTCCCATTTTGGGGCGCTGCTCTGCAAGGCCGGGTTTTCCCGCATTGTCCTCTGCTTTGGCGAAGGCATTCGCCCTCTATGCGAGCCGCAAATTGTTCAATCGTTAACGGAGCAAGCGCAGCTTGAAGTGCTGGACAACCGGGATGTTCTGGACAACAGCCTTGAATCTATTGCGAAGACCGCCTTCACTCTTCCGGCTCGTACAGAAGCTGTTGTCGGAATCGGGGGAGGGAAGGGACTGGATATTGCGAAATATATCGCGTTTTTAAACGGGCTGCCGTTTATCAGCGTGCCGACTTCAGTCGCCCACGACGGCTTTGCAAGCTCCGGCTGTTCCCTTTATGTCCAAGGCCGCCGCACGTCGGTTCCCGCCCGGATGCCTTACGGCATTTTGGTGGATCTTGGACTTGTCCGGAATTCGCCGATTCAGTTCCTTTACAGCGGACTAGGGGACATCCTCTCCAAAATCCCGGCGATTTTCGACTGGCGGTTTGAGGAATCCCGCGGCGCAACCCGCGTGAATGACTTTGCGGTGATGATGGCCAAAAAATCGGTAAACAGCATTGTGCGCATGCCCTATACCGATATCCGCGAGTTCTTTTTTATTAAAGAGATTGTGGATTCCCTTACGCTTTCCGGAATTGCCATGGAGATTGCCGGAAGCAGCGCGCCTGCAAGCGGCAGCGAGCACCTGATCTCCCATGCCCTCGACCAGATTGTCGAGCGGCCGCAGCTGCACGGCATTCAGGTGGGCGTAGCTTCTTACCTGATGTGTCTCGTGCAGGAGCATCGGGTGGAGCGGGTTCGCAAATTCCTTGGCGAAACCGGATTTTTCGATTTCGTTGCGACGCTTGGGATGAAGCGAGAGGATTTTGAACGGGCAATTGCGTTGGCCCCGTCCATTAAACCGTCCCGCCGGACGTATCTGCATCTGCCGGAGATGCGCGAGAAAGCGCTGGGTCTGCTTCGGAGTGATGAAACGCTGCAGCGGATTTTGACTTAA
- a CDS encoding acetamidase/formamidase family protein — protein MHVVERDQFVFSFSGNHPPVLTVQSGDRVVLRTNDCFSGQIRGDQDLVTSIDYGKINPAAGPVFVEGAQPGDILRAEIIRISLDGQGVITTLPDIGTLIHHSEIRSKTVQIREGRRVQFSGRIEFECAPMVGVIGVAPSEGEVACGHPGRHGGNLDSSCIAEGASVYLPVFVPGALFGLGDLHARMGDGEMCGTGVETAGEVEVRLTVLKGVPLTAPVVETKDSWHAVASDHDVLEAIRQASEDMQSMIVQRWELTPTDAYLLMGAVGDVQMSQCCKPCPVETVVRVRMPKLEGMPGLAR, from the coding sequence ATGCATGTTGTGGAGCGTGACCAATTCGTATTCAGCTTCTCCGGGAATCACCCGCCGGTATTGACTGTGCAGAGCGGGGACCGGGTTGTTTTACGGACGAACGACTGCTTCTCTGGGCAAATCCGGGGGGATCAGGATCTTGTTACTTCCATCGACTATGGAAAAATCAATCCGGCGGCCGGACCGGTCTTTGTGGAGGGAGCGCAGCCGGGGGACATACTGAGGGCGGAGATTATCCGCATCTCCCTGGACGGTCAAGGCGTTATCACGACGCTTCCGGACATCGGGACGTTAATTCACCATTCGGAGATCCGGTCGAAGACGGTGCAAATCCGGGAAGGAAGGCGCGTACAGTTCTCAGGCAGGATTGAGTTCGAGTGCGCCCCGATGGTTGGAGTCATAGGCGTGGCACCTTCGGAAGGCGAGGTCGCTTGCGGGCATCCCGGGCGGCACGGCGGGAATTTGGACTCGAGCTGCATCGCGGAAGGCGCAAGCGTGTATCTGCCGGTGTTCGTTCCCGGGGCTCTGTTTGGGCTTGGCGATCTTCACGCCCGCATGGGCGACGGGGAAATGTGCGGAACCGGAGTGGAAACCGCCGGAGAAGTCGAGGTTCGCCTGACCGTGCTGAAGGGCGTACCGCTTACCGCTCCCGTAGTCGAAACGAAGGATTCCTGGCATGCCGTCGCAAGCGATCACGATGTTCTGGAGGCAATACGGCAGGCGAGCGAAGACATGCAGAGCATGATCGTCCAGCGATGGGAACTGACGCCGACGGATGCCTATTTGCTGATGGGCGCGGTGGGTGACGTGCAGATGAGCCAATGCTGCAAGCCTTGTCCGGTGGAGACGGTCGTTCGTGTACGGATGCCCAAGCTTGAAGGAATGCCCGGATTGGCCAGGTAG